The nucleotide window TCTACATAAACACGTCGGCAGTGTTTGGGGACAGAACAGATATATTTCGGAGGGTCTACTCAGACATTTATGGAACCATATTTTCAAACTCTTTCGTACCAGTAGGTCAGGAAAGAAGCTACAACGCCAGTATTTTGAGAGTAAGTTGATATTTCATCACCCAGTTCACAATAGTGCTTTACTTTCGAACGGTATGTTTGGGTATCCTTCTTAATGATCAATGTGGTGTACATGACAACCCTACCAGACCCGCACCCCGGAAGTCGTTCAACCTGTTCCACCTGGTGTGGACGATACCATTTTGGGAAAATGTCAGCGGGGGAGGGGTGACAGCGGCATGCAATTATAGAAAGGTTTACTTGTTTTAttggaaaacatattttcatggACACTTTAGGTTGTCTTCATATTTTATTCCACTCCACAACAATTGTTAGGCATCGTTTGTTAAAAAGAGGCAAACAAATCATGCCGAACAtataaatgataaaaacaaatgaCAACAATGATGAAGTAAATAATAATGGTGGAAATTGAAATAACATTCGTCCATTGAGATTTGAGTAGTTATTCCATGAACCCAATAATGACAGCATAGATTTACCATATGCAACATCATCCTTCCCTTCTAGAGTTAAGTTTAactttttacaaatacaaacattttatGACCTTTTCTAGAAACACCTTAGGTCATCTGTCCATTTTTCTGCCCAATCACTGCCCAACACTCATAGCCCCAGTTTTATTATATTGGTATTATATCACAGCAGCACAGAAAAATATCCTAATAAGACGAAAAACGTCAATCACCACGTCTAAGGAAACATATATCATCGTCTTCCAGCTAGCAGATACTTTCTTGAAAACTCGTCTAAAAAAATAACGCATGTGACCCAGAAATCCCATTTTAGAATTTCCAGTTAACCCGACACTTTTATACCACATTTGTAGTCTATCCGCCGCATATCTGCGGTTTAACCGCGTCATCTGGCGATCTAATCGATAATTACATTGTCACTATAATGTGATGGTAATCTCCTGTACTTCCGCTCGGCCAGGTACTGTTCGTGTTGTTTTCTCCTAGTTTCTCGCATGAAGCAGCACGAGTACAGAAGTCCCAACATCTGGACGgacaataaataaaaaaacataaagttAGTCGCTTATTGTATAAATGTGACAATTTATGACAAATCATAAAAAGGCATGACAGTTTTAAGATTAAGAGTATCAGAGACAACAAGTATGATATTAAATTATAAAAGCTGTACTAAAGTACCTAGTACCTATATAATGGAAGGCACCACTAGGCgccaatgtgtgtgtgttttgtttttgtcgtctttttgtcaatttttcaaattcattactGACGATTTCTTGGCTTTGGCATTGCGTTTGTTTCTGATGCAGCATTTTGTTTTAGGATATTCCATTGATATAATATCAAAACACAAATCGGTATTAGTTTTACATCTTATAAGAATGACTTTTAAAGAATTTCTTACCTCCAACAACGCCAGTATTGCCACTGCCAGCTCCAACTGAAGGATGTGCTTCATGACGACATCGTTAACGGCCTGCACGCAACCCTGCAGCACGGAAAATGTACTTTAACAACATACAACAGACAGGAGACAGTACTCATGCATGCGTTGTCATGGTAATTGTATTGCTGATCCCCTGAGTTACCCATAGTGCCCcgcgtctcccagcatgcaactGGATCCTTGGAAAGGACCGTGGCTGAGAAAGGGCAATGCAGATCAATGGAAATGGTTCTTACTAAGGAAATATCCTGTGACATATCGCGCACTGGAAATGACGTCAAAATCTAGCCGGAAACAATATGGCGCCTGCATGACGTCAAGATCCAATATGGCGGTGACCATTGACGCCGACAAACACAAGATAGGTTTTTGCTATCACAAATCTGCTATTTCTTACCTGTGTGTCAATCTTCCCTTTAGCGATGGCCAGGGTGTCCAGACCCGCTCCGCAGTCTTGCGATTCTGTTCCAAACGCGATGTCCAATTTTTCATGTTCACAGAGTTTGGAAAGCCTGAATAAATGGAAATACGTCAGAActatgcaaaaatatgaaagGAATCAATCGTTCGAATATTTTTTGAGCCAGTTTGTatgcatttcatttttgttacagatTTGTTGAATATATAGTTTAGTTTCTGTTCTGTGGATATGCTTTAAATGTACTCAGCGTAAATAAGATTATGACGACATTCAACGTCAATTTTCTGAAATGGCTATTTCTTGAAACAGTCAGTAACATGAAGAATCCGTGACCTGGGATAGTCTTAGTACTGTGGTTGAAATCCTACTTTATTACCACCTTCGCTCTTTCACCATGAGCTCCTAGACCTGCAAGTTTCTTAGCAGTATTTTTTTGGTGACGCCTAAGGGGCGAAGCCTTCCTTAGCCTATTATTGCCCTTATACCTAAACAAAGCATTTGGAGGAGAGATTCGTGTACCTGGCAAAGGTGAGGTGAAAGCTGTCGTTTTTACAGCAAGATGGCGGCACAGCTTTGGGGCCGAGAGACACTGTTCTATTATGGCCGAACCAGTCTGAATATCCATGCACGCCGCAACACTCGAACTGTGACAGGACAAAACAATCAAATTAACACGTGTCTAGATATCTAGTGACAAAGTCAAATAAATAATTTTTTACGAAAGGTGTTGATTTATTGAAGCGAATTGAAACAAGCACAAGAAAAATAGAAGACTCCGCTAGAGCTCACCCGGTTTTGAATGATGTCAATTAGAATCCCCTGTTTTCCTTTTGCTGTCATGGTGTACTTCAGTAAAGTGTCCAAGTTCCTGTATGTCTGTAaggaaaaattaaaagttaacGATATAAACGTTAATATTTTCTCGACCAATCACAACTCATGCGACTGCAGATTGTGGAGCAATCCAACAATCGGAGGGCAGATATTGTGTAATATTCTCAGTTTTTAGAATATCAAACCATGTAACTATAAGTACAAGCAAGTCACTGTAATCTACATTTACTCGTGAAATATCCATGAAATATATTCTAAACTACGGCTAGCATTTGAACTTTACTGCGTAGTGTTTTAACTGCTCACCGTTTGCAACAGGTGCAAGGCCAGAAGTGTGGTGACTGCGGCGCTCGTCAGGATGAAGAGGAATCCGATTAAGAAACAATACTGGAAAAAAGAACAGAACAAATCATTTGTAGCAAATCTATTGTATTGTAGATACACTGTTCTATGGCTATGTTTTTCAGTGGCAGTTAGCTCTTGGcttgagccccctagcagctatTCTAGTGAACTGCAGTGGCATTTTTTATTGGAGACTTTGCTGCCTGAGAAGAAGTGATATAGGACTGAGCCCTCTGGCAGATATTTCAGTGAACTGCATTTTTGTTTGGGGACTTAGGAGGAAGATAATCAAAGtgatcatgatacatgtacttttatgttGTTTGACACATAGGTACTTATACTCACTAGATTCTTACTTAGCTTGTAGCTATAGCTACTACATTTTTTACATTGTCATTTAAACCTAACCAGGCTTACCGCCAAGGATATATAGTAGCTCTCCTTCCAAGCGGCGAAGCAGCCGACTGTTCCCGTGACGAATATCAGAACCCCCACGATGAAACAGGTGTACTGGAGGGAGATGAAGTCGACGCTGTCATTGTTGTCTGATTTCTCCTCAAGGCACTCCTCGAACCTCAGATGAGCAGAGACGGTGGCAACAATCAGCAGAGCCCCGCCGACCTGTGTGTCAGGAGAAAAAGCCGTGCCACGCACTTGTCAATCAAGAGATCTGTACCTGTGTAGCCgctataaccgcccttcgccgTAACACACTTAGCTGTACAGTTTTGATACTAATTGAATGGCGTATTGTCTGTAGATTGTCAGAATCAACGTAACTCATCCTGTAGCTGCAATATTCTTTCTTGAcgttcaataaaccattcattcatttattcattcattttcacacaccagcttcgcaggcacgcggtgcgatAGCAGCTGGTTCCCGATTCCGTGATCAGGATAAAGAGTTACACCGTAGTTCGTTGATTTCtatattcaaattcaaatcGTTAAGGAGCATCAATCAGTAACGAACCACCTCCCTGTGTGTGCGCCAAGAAGAAAAAAGTCGAAAGTCGTACAACACACTTGTCAATCAAACGAGTTACAGTGCAGATAGTAGCTTCAAATGAGTGGAACTGGTTGCTGTCACTACTGTAGAGGTATCTTTACTAGACAACAATGTAGATGTATCCTTACTAGACTACTGTAGAAGTATCCTTACTAGACTACTGTAGAAGTATCCTTACTAGACTACTGTAGAAGTATCCTTACTAGACTACTGTAGAAGTATCCTTACTAGACTACTGTAGAAGTATCATTGCTAGACTGACTACTGTAGAGGTGAATGTATCCTTACAAGATCGTTCGGCTAACTTTCAGACAAGTCGGCAGCTGGCCTGGGGCAACTGCCCAAACAGACAAGTCGGTAGCTTAGGACAAGTCGGCACGGTACTTGCTTGGCACATAATTTGTATATTTTGGACTGGAAGAATGATAATTTTATTGATCATATCTCCCATACACAAATGTGTCCAACTTTGAAAGGAAGCCAACATATATCAACCTCATGCGTGATTTTGCAGGCATAATCATCGTTAATTGTAACTGCAAAATCACAAAAGTATTACGTAACAATTGAATAGACAACCGTGAGAACCCGTAGTCTGGACACGTCAGCTTTTGAAACAACTAGACGTCGCAGTCAAACCGTATAGCCTAATCGCAATAATCTATCTAACATTACTTACCATGTACATGAGGTTGGTGGACAGCAGAAGTATCTGTAGACAGCCCATGTAGCCCGGGTTGTGAGGCTTGTACCTGGTAAGCGGCTCTTTCGCCATTTTTGGGACGACTTTTTCACCCTTTTGAATGACCCCGAGGTAGAGACTCCGGCCTACACCAAATTAAAACAGAACAAATCCCACGAAAAGTTGTCGGACAAGTCGGTGGGGTTAATGGGATGTTCCATTATTACTCGGGGGTGCAAAGGATTTGATTACGTCGCACCATGAAAAAAGTAGTTTGCGCTAGCCGACAAAAATACgttgtcttttatttcaaatgGTTATCAATGTTAGTAACAACGAACACTATCTTGGTCAAGCAAAAATGATCATAGTACGACAACCTTTTACTGCAAATATGTTGTGACCCGCTAGGTGGGGCTAACCGGCAGTACCTGTTCTGTGATctacctgtctgtctaggtcatAGTTCACAGAACTTTTAAACCTCGCGTTTGTGTTCCGCTTTTCACGCGCCTTTCCTGTCTACTCAGCGCGTACTTATCGGCCCACGGAAGCATGTCTACAGCACAGAGGCTGTTGAAGATAGAGCCGGGGCGAGACAGAGCGGAGACGGTACTCATGAAGGGGGCAGACACAGAGACAGAGGCGCGAATCCCGCGCCACAACCCCTTCCTGGTCACCTGCTTCAAATTCCAACTACTTGTCTTCAACTTGGTGTTTGTGGTAAGTTCGTCTGCGTTTCTTTCTGCATGGTTATATGCAAATTAAAGCTGAGCATTCAAAAAGAAGTAGAATACCCAAAATACATATGCCGAGAAGATATATATGAACAATCCTCAAGTTCTACTATTCATATATGAAATTTGGAAATGATACTAATGATAAAAGTAGCTCGTATATTATACAGTATCTTCCTCCCTCCAGTCCTCGCGGCTAGTATATGATATTCATTTTACAAAATCCATTTGCGCCGACTTGTACAAaattatgtctgtgtgtttgtgtgttttggctGACATGGGAAATGGTGACTGATAGAAAATGGCACAAATGTTACAACAACTGAATGACTTTGGCAGGTGCGCCGTCCTATAGGAGAGTTATAGCAGGATGTAAAATGCTGAAAAGTAGAATTCTGCAACAGAGAATTAGGTATACATGGAAGATATGTTCAGGAAATGTTTCAACAGCTGGCGTCTAACATTCTTCGAGTGTTGAGTCAATACGTGGTTCACTTAACGTGGTAATATCGGGGTTGTTTGCCCAGGGCTCACCCCGGACATGCACGGTGCACTGGGTAGAATTAGTCATGTGTTTACCTGTCCATGGGAAGATAACAGACGTGCTAACTTAAAAATGTGTCACAAATATGTCGTATCTTATGTCAACACCTGAAACAAATGGCACGAGTCAACAGTCATAGATTACTGTGTAGAAATATGCCTTTATCTTAATTGTTATGGAGTGTTTAAAGTTCGTCGTTGTTTCTCCTTGAAATTGTGTAACGTTCGCGTTATTTACTTAGAAAAGTTGTCGGCAAGCATCTTTTATGCGGACTTTCTGTCAGGAGTTTTATTTTTGAACCGTTTTTCTGCTTCGATGCACAGGTATCGTCTGCAAGGTCCGCCATGACACTTGCGAGGGGGGCTGTGGAAAACTAGTCCGACAAGTCTGTCACTTCAGTCTCATTTAGCCGATAAATTGGACGTTTGTTGTTTGTTCGGTCACAGACAAATGCTTAGTGACCTGTGAGATATTTGAATGCACTCGTTTATATAATCTATAACAGTGGAGTTGCTTTGTTTTGATTCCCTGGTTGTTGGTTTGTTTTGGTAGACACCCTGTACCAAAAGACACACTAGGTCGGACGATCATGTCATGAACTAGTCCAAGCAAAATCTCTCTGTTTAGGCTTGTTACAATAAAGGAGGTTTAATTAAAAAGGTATTTTTTGTTGCACATTTAGATTGCTTCTTTTAGTTATGAATTTATGAGTCCCGTGCCACTAATCTAAACGGAAACGCTGTACACAGGACGTTTCCAGCGAAGGAATTTGTCGTGACTTCCTTTGTAACGGCGCACCCATAGGAGCAGTAGCTCAAGTCTCACTCAGACGATCAAACAAACTAAGTAGCACCGGTACATAGCGAGTCATTCAACCCTGCCGATTCCGACATCCCTTTTACTAAGAACTGCCACGCTCGAATGCTTTCCGCTTGTTCTCGGTATTTGGATTTAACATGAAGCTTGTATCTTATGTCAGACTTCTCAACGGTAAGAGCCATTCATGTCGGTGACCTGGTAAAGGCCCACCCGCATTTTGACGGGATGAGCCGTTAACACCTGAAAGGGATTGGTGTGGGTACACGGCTGATAGCTACACTATATATATGGTAGCGACAGACATTCTGTCATTTTCGTAAGATATGTAAAGAAAAGCAGGGGAATGCAGCAAGTAGAATTAGTAATAGACGGTAAAGATTCATATAAAACTAAGATTCTACTGTGAGAAGTTTCGAAAAGGCCTTAAAAGCAACAACGGAAAGAGAGAAAGCAGAAATACAGAAGAACAGGTGGGCGCCACAAACCCTTGAGTCCCTCCCCCTAAAGACACATGCGGTCGACCCCTTACCAATACCGGACGGTCCCCTACAATAAGTCCATTGTGTAAACATTATATTGCGAGCAAGCGATTGCACTTGTAGGGGGAAAGACGTAAGCAAAAACGCAGGTGCGCTGGTCAAGTGCACTAAAACATTGACGTCATGTTTGTGAGACCGCGCACTAACGTCACCTATCTGTTTTGACCAGATTGCAGGCACCGCACTTCTCTGTGTGACGACGCTGGCACATTATGCATTCGCTGACTATGTTCGTTACATGGAGGACGAGTTGTGGCCTATCCTCGGCCTGTGCTACTTTGTGGGAGCCGCCATTTTCCTGACGGGGGCGATCGGCTGTGGGGCCGGATGGTGCGAGACTTACAAAGTGACAATTACTGTAAGTACACGTATTTTAGTTCACTCAAATATCCTACAAGTAAATGGCCTATTCCACTCCATTGAGCTAACAATTGGGTGGTCTATACACAGAGTGCATAGACAAATAATACATGTGGagcattttcatttttactgtaattctttgcTAGATAACATAACTGAAAGAAGAATTATTGATTTTACAGTACTGTGTGCTGATGACGTTGCTGTTTCTGCTGACGTCAGCGGCGGCGAGTGCCATCATCGCTTTCGAGGCTGTTGGCAAGGTAACGGCGGGACAACGCCCCTTTTTTTGCAAGTTTTCTttcaagtgtaaaaaaaaaacattaggaAAAAAGCTATTGATTAAACTGCCCCCCAAATATTCTATGTTTCTACGCATGATTAGTATCCACTTAATGTTACCTTGAATAGGGAATGAGGGGAGGGGGCAAACTTCTCTGTTGGATGGGGGGTACCCACAACACGAAAAGATTCCCTTTCCACAAGAAACTAAAACTTCTAGAATTCTGTCCAATTACTAGTAATCAAAGCTCACAAAacctttgtttcttttgtttatgtttgttttgtttgttttgttttgttttgaattcgTATCTCCCTCCCTCCCAGGATAACCATACTAACAACCTGAACCAAGGGTTGACTGTAAGTGTTAGTACTAACTTAGTTTAGCTTCATTTGAACAAGTAACTCTTTTCTCATAATCTGACAATCATTATGAATCTTTTATACTTTGTGAAAGAGATCTATCTAATTAAGACATTATAGCATTTTTGgtgattattcaaattaggtccttgtttgcataattgttatttaTAAATGTCTCTCTCCTCCTTAGCTACATATGTCACGTGCATGAAGTTCCTACCATACCATCGAACGCAAGAAATGTATCAAACTACCTCATTATGTATGCAAGTTACGTTTTTATTTGCATCTGATCATGTTACATGTGCgtgtgttctgttgtgtagCAGGCTGAGTGGAGGGTAGAACGCTTCATGCTGAAGTCCATGGACAGAGTGGAGTCCGGTAGGATCATCATGGACGCAGTCCAGGTCCAGGTAAGTCCCTGATGTAGTGAGAAATGGGAGCGTCATCCTGGTAACCATCCCATCGTGGGCTACCCATGATCTCCTCGGTACCGGGAGTGTTGTCCACCCGTCCAAGTCAATAAACGCACGCCGGTGAAGTTTTTACGGGGCGATATTCACCTCGCTCAAAAATCGGAAAAGTGGACTGTCAGAAAAAGGCCAATAATAACAATTataaacaagactggcaatgataaaaagacattgccatggcgacggtggttgttgttttaatttttactgtaccctgcttagggcacagtgataggtggtgctgttcatacaggatttctaacgaaaagggctgttctactggacaaatacacacacagacacgcacacacgcacacacacagacaacgacagttccactagattctaccagacacaccccactgccagaacaaacatcgatttc belongs to Branchiostoma lanceolatum isolate klBraLanc5 chromosome 15, klBraLanc5.hap2, whole genome shotgun sequence and includes:
- the LOC136449270 gene encoding CD63 antigen-like: MAKEPLTRYKPHNPGYMGCLQILLLSTNLMYMVGGALLIVATVSAHLRFEECLEEKSDNNDSVDFISLQYTCFIVGVLIFVTGTVGCFAAWKESYYISLAYCFLIGFLFILTSAAVTTLLALHLLQTTYRNLDTLLKYTMTAKGKQGILIDIIQNRFECCGVHGYSDWFGHNRTVSLGPKAVPPSCCKNDSFHLTFARLSKLCEHEKLDIAFGTESQDCGAGLDTLAIAKGKIDTQGCVQAVNDVVMKHILQLELAVAILALLEMLGLLYSCCFMRETRRKQHEQYLAERKYRRLPSHYSDNVIID
- the LOC136449268 gene encoding CD63 antigen-like isoform X4; this translates as MSTAQRLLKIEPGRDRAETVLMKGADTETEARIPRHNPFLVTCFKFQLLVFNLVFVIAGTALLCVTTLAHYAFADYVRYMEDELWPILGLCYFVGAAIFLTGAIGCGAGWCETYKVTITYCVLMTLLFLLTSAAASAIIAFEAVGKQAEWRVERFMLKSMDRVESGRIIMDAVQVQLQCCGAKGYMDWFKTPFRTIRNESEYDVPGSCCLNATMNFSFTQPDDSCAYNLDTEAKAINSIYTEGCGPKVAKFIRENLRGLGAVGIVVIVLEILGFTCGCCFLHQLRRKRKEREMMEQYERLLQY
- the LOC136449268 gene encoding CD63 antigen-like isoform X2, translated to MSTAQRLLKIEPGRDRAETVLMKGADTETEARIPRHNPFLVTCFKFQLLVFNLVFVIAGTALLCVTTLAHYAFADYVRYMEDELWPILGLCYFVGAAIFLTGAIGCGAGWCETYKVTITYCVLMTLLFLLTSAAASAIIAFEAVGKDNHTNNLNQGLTQAEWRVERFMLKSMDRVESGRIIMDAVQVQLQCCGAKGYMDWFKTPFRTIRNESEYDVPGSCCLNATMNFSFTQPDDSCAYNLDTEAKAINSIYTEGCGPKVAKFIRENLRGLGAVGIVVIVLEILGFTCGCCFLHQLRRKRKEREMMEQYERLLQY
- the LOC136449268 gene encoding CD63 antigen-like isoform X6, yielding MSTAQRLLKIEPGRDRAETVLMKGADTETEARIPRHNPFLVTCFKFQLLVFNLVFVIAGTALLCVTTLAHYAFADYVRYMEDELWPILGLCYFVGAAIFLTGAIGCGAGWCETYKVTITYCVLMTLLFLLTSAAASAIIAFEAVGKDNHTNNLNQGLTQAEWRVERFMLKSMDRVESGRIIMDAVQVQLQCCGAKGYMDWFKTPFRTIRNESEYDVPGSCCLNATMNFSFTQPDDSCAYNLDTEAKAINSIYTEVGTTWTQRLKLSTASTQRVVDRRWPNSYEKT
- the LOC136449268 gene encoding CD63 antigen-like isoform X3, whose amino-acid sequence is MSTAQRLLKIEPGRDRAETVLMKGADTETEARIPRHNPFLVTCFKFQLLVFNLVFVIAGTALLCVTTLAHYAFADYVRYMEDELWPILGLCYFVGAAIFLTGAIGCGAGWCETYKVTITYCVLMTLLFLLTSAAASAIIAFEAVGKDNHTNNLNQGLTAEWRVERFMLKSMDRVESGRIIMDAVQVQLQCCGAKGYMDWFKTPFRTIRNESEYDVPGSCCLNATMNFSFTQPDDSCAYNLDTEAKAINSIYTEGCGPKVAKFIRENLRGLGAVGIVVIVLEILGFTCGCCFLHQLRRKRKEREMMEQYERLLQY
- the LOC136449268 gene encoding CD63 antigen-like isoform X5 → MSTAQRLLKIEPGRDRAETVLMKGADTETEARIPRHNPFLVTCFKFQLLVFNLVFVIAGTALLCVTTLAHYAFADYVRYMEDELWPILGLCYFVGAAIFLTGAIGCGAGWCETYKVTITYCVLMTLLFLLTSAAASAIIAFEAVGKAEWRVERFMLKSMDRVESGRIIMDAVQVQLQCCGAKGYMDWFKTPFRTIRNESEYDVPGSCCLNATMNFSFTQPDDSCAYNLDTEAKAINSIYTEGCGPKVAKFIRENLRGLGAVGIVVIVLEILGFTCGCCFLHQLRRKRKEREMMEQYERLLQY